TACCCCACGAAGAATAAGAAGCTGACTGTGGCCTCCTGCTGATGTGGTGAGTGCAGTACGCTGTTGTGTACATCCTGCGTACGCGAATACATAGGCCAGGACCGGTGTTACAAGTTCGAGGACCGTATTGTCGCTGTATTggcaagtttttttttttgctacGAGCTGTATTGGCAAGTTGCAGGACCGTCTTGGGGCACTTTGTGACTTCAAGGACCGTTGTGGACATTGCCACCAAGTTGAAGGACCAACGGTGCATTTTATTCCCGTGGGAAGGTTCCGGAACCCTTGAGCGAGCTCGGCCCGGCCCCGGTTTTTAGaaaactctgctgctgctgctccgccTTAATCCCCATCTAACCCCAGGATTTGTCCTCCTCCACCCAGCCGCCAAGCCTTCTCGAAGCTTCCCCGGCCCGCCCCCGATCCGATCGGACCGCCTGCCATGGCCGACGAGGCGAAGGCCAAAGGTAATGCGGCCTTCTCGGCCGGCCGCTTCGAGGAGGCGGCGGGGCACTTCtccgacgccatcgcgctcgcccCGGCCAACCACGTGCTCTACTCCAACCGCTCGGCGGCGCTCGCCTCGATCCACCGCTACTCCGACGCGCTCGCCGACGCCGAGAAGACCGTCGAGCTCAAGCCCGACTGGGCCAAGGGCTACTCGCGCCTCGGCGCCGCACACCTCGGCCTCGGCGACGcggccagcgccgccgccgcctacgAGAAGGGCCTCGCCCTCGATCCCAGCAACGAGGGCCTCAAGGCCGGCCTCGCTGACGCCAAGAAGGCTGCGGCCGCCCCGCCGCGGCGCCCGCCTTCTGGCGGCGCCGACGCGATCGGCCAGATGTTCCAGGGCCCCGAGCTCTGGACCAAGATCGCTTCCGACCCCGCTACGCGCGCCTACCTCGACCAGCCGGATTTCATGCAGATGCTGCGGGACGTGCAGCGGGATCCCAGCAGTCTCAACATGTTCCTATCCGACCCGCGCATGATGCAGGTGCTCAGCCTCATGCTTAACATCAAGATCCAGACGCCCCAGGACTCCGATTTTCCgcagtcctcctcgccgtcgcagcCACCACCGCAGCAGCAGAGGCAACAGCCCGAGACAAAGGCGAGGGAGATGGAGCCTGAGCCACAGCCGGAGCCCATGGAGGTgtctgatgaggacaaggagaagaaggagaggaaagcTGCTgctctgaaggagaaggaggcaggGAATGCATCGTACAAGAAGAAGGACTTCGAGACGGCGATCCAGCATTACACAAAGGCCATGGAACTTGATGACGAGGACATCTCCTACCTCACTAACCGAGCAGCGGTGTACATCGAAATGGGGAAGGTGAGGTTTATTGTACAGATTCCATGCCTTATTAAAAGCTAATATGAGGATCTGATCTTCAGTTCACACCTGCTGTTTGTATATGATTGGTTGCTATAAGCATTGGAGTACCGTAGCAGTAGTTTTGACTATCGGGCAATTAGGTCATGGTGCTTGCTGCATATATGGCGACTAGCAATTGTGAGGCTTAGAGGTTTGATTGATGTGGTAAACTGATCAACATCAAGGCAAGATGGTCTGGTTTCTAGGTATTAAGGTACAAAGGGGTTTTGGGGACTAATAATAGTACAATTGAACAAGGCCTTAAACTTACCATAACTTATTGGTACTGATAGTGTTAGGAAAATAAGGTGAATTAAATTTTGTCAGCTTGGTCTCTCCTGGGCTGTGAATAATTGATGGTCGCAGTTCTTCTTTACCGAAATTTTCTAATTGCTTCTATATCATGGTTTAGAACCTTAATTAAGTAGATATCTCAGAAGTGTGCCGCATGATACTGTCTTGGTAACCAAGTAATGCTTCCAAGTCTTACCACACTTTTCTTGCCACACTTCTAGCAAAGCTTGGCAAGAATATTTGGGATTGTCTGGGTCAAAATTATTTGCCACAACCATGTTGGGGCAAAGTGTGGTTTGCAAATTCAGTCCCACACTTGTGGCAACTTGTAACAGAAAATCTGAATCTATGATTTTTGTGTCATGTGGATAATTAAGGGTGTTAAAGCAGCAACTGTGGAGCGCCTGAACAAAATATATTTGGGATTGTCTGGGAACCAAATAGCTCCATAGTCTACTACAGGTAGTTCTGTTCTACAATGCATACTGGTATGGCTTAGGCGGTCTTTGACGCCTGCCGCTTGATGGAGCTGTGAATGTAATACAAATTAACATTGTACAGGTGCCATACTAATAGAAATTTTCTGTTTCCATTttgaatataatgacacacccttGCGCTTTGAATCTGGGTAGAGTGTTAAGGTGGTGTGGCATGCCACAATTGTATGGCAGAAAACCATACAGTTGCAAAATCTTTGACAGTATCTGGCTACTGTATATCCATAAAAGTTGCAAAGTGAACACCAAATATAGATATGACCCTTGCAGGGAAAGCTGCAATTTCTTAATATCAATCTGTGAAGGATTTCTACAATGTAGTGATGGAAAAGATTCTTAGAAGCACCTCAGTGCTCTTGGATGTGTTTTGCCTTAACATGCCATTTTTGTTTACTTTGAGGAGTAAGAGCCTAGTGTTATGATTAGAGATTTATGACCATCCATAGAGCTGATTAGTGTACTTAGATCATGCTTAGGACCCTCTCCTTATTCTCTGCAACTAAAGATAGCCTGGTAATATATGTTATTTCTTGTTTATTGGAGTCTTATCATTTCCTGTCTCCAGTTTGATGAGTGCATTGCGGACTGTGATAAAGCTGTGGAGAGGGGAAGGGAACTTCGTGCTGATTTCAAGATGGTTGCTAGGGCACTAACAAGAAAAGGAACTGCTCTGGCCAAACTTGCTAAGAACTCCAAGGACTATGATATTGCCATTGAGACTTTCCAGAAGGCTCTAACTGAGCACCGGAATCCAGACACTCTTAAAAGGTTAAATGAGGCTGAGAAGGCAAAGAAAGATTTGGAGCAACAAGAGTATTATGACCCAAAGATAGCTGATGAGGAGAGGGAGAAAGGTAAGGGTGGCATTGTGTTGTCTTCTTTAGTCTCCCGCACTCCTTTTATCTTCTTCTGGTAGTATCAGTTACAGATTTGTCTTTCgtgttgttttttatgctcatGGCAGGCTTCCTTATCTGATGGTTTTATAGGTAATGAGATGTTCAAGCAGCAGAAGTATCCAGAAGCAATAAAGCATTACAATGAGGCTATCAGGAGGAACCCGAAGGATGCTAGGGTAAACTTTTTCAGTCCCTAtctgttatttttctttttagtaGGTTAAGTGTAGATGCGATGGAAAAGTTTATTTCATTGTTTTGATATATGGAACCTCTTGGACCGTGTGATGATAGAAAAATCTTGGTGGTTGCAAGTTTTGCAACTTCTACAACCGATGGAACTCAGCAGATTGTAGAGCACTGAAATATGTATGTTTGCTTTGAAGTATGCTGTTTTTCGAAGCAATTGGCACTTTGATCTTATGCCCTTTTTTTTAAATTGCACCTGAACTCGATCCTTCAAATGAACTCTCAGCTGCTCCCCATGTATGTTGCGTATTGTCTATCACTTTACATATGTTTGTTACAGTCCGAAACTGAGTTACCACTTTACCTGCAGGTATACAGCAATAGAGCTGCATGCTATACCAAGCTGGGAGCCATGCCTGAAGGTCTTAAAGACGCAGAGAAGTGTATTGAGCTAGACCCAACCTTCTCCAAAGGGTATACAAGGAAGGGTGCAGTTCAGTTTTTTATGAAGGAATATGAGAAGGCAATGGAAACTTACCAGGCTGGGTTAAAGCTTGACCCTAATAACCAGGAACTGCTTGATGGCATAAGGAGGTAATGAAGTTACGCCATGCAACCATTTAGTCTAGCCACATGATATGCATAAACAAACTTTTAACTGCTGTTGGCTTTTGCAGGTGTGTTCAGCAGATCAACAAGGCCAACAGGGGTGACATAAGTCAGGAGGATTTGCAGGAGAAACAGGTAAGCCTCTTGACGCACTTCAGTGGTTCTTTATGTTGGCTGTTTCAAGAACTCAATACCATTCTTGTTATTTTTGCAGAGTAAAGCTATGCAGGACCCAGAAATCCAGAACATCCTTACCGATCCTATCATGCGACAGGTATCGTTTATTTCTCTTGAAAGTTGAAAGCGGGTTAATTCTTATCATCGAATCTCAGTTTCTTGCGGGAGTAATGTCATCCGGTCTATTGTTCATACAAATGACACTGGAAATGTTTTGCAGGTGTTGATGGATTTCCAGGAGAACCCTAGGGCTGCTCAGGATCATCTGAAGGACCCTGGAGTGGCACAGAAGATCCAAAAGCTCATAAACGCTGGAATAGTCCAAACGAGATGATCAAGCAAGGGCGTTTGTGTTGAGATTGTGCTCGGTTGTGTCGTCACTGTACACTGCTTCTCTGCCCAGCGTGAACTTCTTTTGTATGCCATGGGGCATCCATTTCAGTTGGATTTGTGAGTATAGCCTGCCACATCGTTATTCCTGTTTACGGCTATTATGTTACAGTTCTATGTGGGCAATGTCCCATATATTATTAGTTGTAGCCGTTTTCGCCTTCACAGTGGACAAACAGATGCTAGAACAAGAACAGTAGAATGTTATTGTATTTTATTTCTTGCTGTCTAGGGAAATGCTGTCAATGGAGAAAATTCATTGTTGCCTCTGGTCTAGATGATATTTTAGGTTGATGTGGTGCTCTTTGCATTTCAGAAATTTGTGTTCATTTCCAAAGAGGCCAAGCACAAATTATTTTGACTGATTCCTTTTCTATAGTACTCCCTCAGAAATTTCACTAAATGACTACATACGAatcaaaatgagtgaatttacacTTAAAATACACTGCCCTTTTTGCAAACAAACCCAAGAAACCGTGGCTCATCTGCCCTTTTAGTGCCGCTACACCATGGCCATTTGGAATGAGGTACATCACCGCGTTTACTTGTTTACTTGAGTGACGAGGACTTGGGAAAAGAATGGTGGGATGGTAGCTCTAAAACCTTCTCCCCTAATCAATGAAATGACGAGTCATTTGCATTGTTTAAAAAAAGTTACAATCATGAGTTTGAACTCTGCTCAAGAAGGAAATCTGAAGCATTAGCAGAGAATGAGTCAAATAATGGTGGAAGTCAGTGCATAAACTTCATTTTTGATACTATAAAGCTGTCCGTAATGAAAGTATTATAGATATTATCATGCGTGTCAACTAAACAATTTTGATAAGGATGCataaaattaaatgaaaaaagagaaggttggatatcatatcaagataccttatcatattaaatgatgtgttactatgtgtcttgcatgataaTAAATAAACCGTCTTATGATACTAACGCATAATACTATACATTACGgttgtggtatcatacactagtatcatatgataCTATCCATTATAACTAGACTAAAGATTAGGTGGACAACATGCAAAAAAAAAGTTGGATTAAAGCTGGTTATGTTTTGTAGACACGGGAAGCTTCAACAGACAGTTGAATTATGAAAAAATAATTCCAGAGTCAAAATCAGGTCGCCTGTCCTCACAGCTGCCAAACACTGTTGGAAAATTGAAAGCGGCTTCATTTTCATTTTCGTAGAATGCGTATCTTTTCATTCTTACAGGGAATTAGAAATGACTACAAGGTAGGGTATAACATATGACACGAGATGGGTACAACACAGCTAACCATCAAAACCGACACAACGATGTGGGTCTGTCTGCCTTGCAGTCTTGCACTACAAAATTTGTACTATCATCTGATTATCACATCTGAAGCGATTCCTTCTTCTAGTGTTTCTTTGAAAATGTGTTTCCCTTACTGCATGCGTAACGTAAACAGACATGTTGAGGGGACAAGAAATCAGAAAATCACTAGCACTACCAAAAAATATCACAACTAAAATATATtcactctgtttctaaatataagtctttctatttttttactacaaactactccctccgttcctaaatataagtcttttaagagatttcattaagagactacatacaaagcaaaatgagtggatctatattttaaagtatgtctaaatacatccgtatgtagtcctatagtgaaacctctaaaaagattatatttagaaacggatggaGTACATACGAATgtgtatagacatattttaaagtgtaattttattcattttgcttcgtaagtAGGCCTGTGTTTAGGAACAATTGGGGTATCTAGCACTACCTAAAAATATCACAACTAGATAATTGGGCTTTTGATTTCTCCTATGCAGTCATCAGTTAAACATTTGAGCTGAAACCTTACTCAGCGAAAAATATTACAACAAAAGGAAAGCAAATGAAAAAACAGATGGAATAGATACGTGAACTTGACAAAGAAGTAATAAACCGATGTTATGGTGCATCACCATAGAAGTAAATTCAAGAAATGCAGAGGGGTGCCCTTATTGAAAGACATCACCAATACAAGAAATTTGCCAGAAAGGAAAACCTTGTATTGCCTTCCTACAACTGTGTTCTCTGCCACTCTCATACCACAAAAACAGCATTACATCTATTCTGGGACTGTGATTTTGCAGTAACATGTTGGAGCTCAATTCTGGGACACAGAAATAGGGGAATTTCGGTCTGTGATGAAATCATTCCCACTTTCCAAGCTCTCCCACCGAGCATTGCCATGTAAATTATTATCATGGGCTACTGGAATATTTGGATGCAAAGAAATGATATCATTTTCAAAGCAAACGTTGTTTCATTttagttgaaaggatcgatatggttgactagagacgGGGGAGGCAACTATCAATTTTTAGTTCTTCTTTAtcgaattaggtttagcaacaaataggttgtctcgaTATGTAACTAGGTGagacctatatgatgctagcaactacaacaacaagcaaataataaaaacaaagtaaaggtaagaagtaatcACAAGtgaaaccgatgaagacgaggatgtggtatcgaagttccttccctttaaagGAAAGTACGTCTACgttgaagcggtgtggaggcataatgctcccccagatgccactaaggccaccgtattctcctcacgccctcacacaatgcgagatgtcgtgattccactagtggtgcacttAAAGGCGGCAATTGAACCTTTACaaataaggttggggcaatctccacaatttaattggaggctcccaacaacaccatgaagcttcaccagaaTGGAATGTGGCATGAGATGACCTCTtctgtctaggatgctcaaacacccaagagtaataaaatCCACGCAAGAAAGTATGGGGGAATCAAGTTTCCTCtgatggaagtgtagatctagatctcctccttcaatccctagcaaatcaacaagtttgagtgGCTAGAGAGAGAGATCGATGAAGAAAGCTTGAGTGACATTAATGGTGAAAAGAGAGTGGCAAGACGTGAAGTGGTAGGTGGAAGAACCACCTCCTTAAATAGTGCCCCTCATTTCCAACCGTTACAACCGTTTTTACAACGAAATGGTACAACCACTATGTGCACCGGTACAACCGGTGCTCACGGGTAATAAACACCAACCCTAGCTAGCGGTGCAACCGGTGGCAGGGTGGAAGTACTGGTCACAACAAAGGACCGGAACAATCGTTCCACCATCGCCCTACTATCGCTTGGAAAATAGAGAGGAGTCACCCTCAAGCGATGATTGGGGCGGTGGTTGCCACGACGCAACCGCACAGACCAAGTACAGGGATGTGGCTAAGTCCTAGGCGGTAGAACCGCCCTGGACACTAGTAGTATCGGTCAAAAAGATATGTCTGGAACAACTGGTCCGCAACTGCCCAAGTACAGCGCCAGACCAAAGGCATGTCCgtgtggggaacgttgcatgggatacaaaaaaaaatctacgcacacgcaatacctatccatggtgatgatcatctatgagaggggagagtgaatctacatacccttgtagattgctaagcggaagcgtatataacgcggttgatgtagtggaacatcttcgcgatccaaatcgcagcccgtcccgcgatctcatcacgattcgtcccgcgatctcatcacgatccatcgcgatctagtgccaaacgaacggcacctccacgttgagcacacgtacaaatCGATGATGATatgaccttcttgatctagcaagaggggcggagaggtagatgagctctcgagcacggcggcgtggtggtggtggtgaactaatccagcagggcttcgcctatgcaccgtcgaactagactagaggagaaacagatatagagagaagtagagggagcacgtggttgtttttctgtgtctcaaaaaccctcaatatctctagtatatataggagggaggggaggaggcagcctcaaaccttcaaggtttggccgaaattggaggtggaggagtcctactccaatcctactaggagtaggattcctcctttccacttggaaaccctttccacctttgggtttttgcctctcaaacctcgtgggccttagtgggagcttatgtcagcccactaggggcttgtttgtatcctcccataacccataaggcccctcggggcgtaacACCCCTcctaattgaaaggatcgatatggttgactaggggggggggggtgaataggcaactaccaatttttaaaaattcttaacaagttagggttagcaacataaaggttctctaaaatgacaactaggtgagcaacctatatgatgctaccaactaaaaTCGCCGAGGCAAGAAAGAAAtaatctacaacaataacatacacaatgtaaaggttagagataaccacaagcggaaccgatgaagacgaggatgtgttaccgaagttccttccctttgacaggaagtacgtatccgttggagtggtgtggaggcacaatgctccccaataagccactagggccaccgtattctcctcacgccctcacacaatgcaaggtgtcgcgattccactataggtgctcttgaaggcggcgaccaaacctttacaaccaaggttggggctaactccacacaaagcttggaggctcccaactagaccatggagcttcaccacaatggatatggctccgaggtgacctcaaccgtctagggtgctcaaacacccaagagtaacaagatccgcaagggattagtgggggaatcaattttctcttggtggaagtgtagatcttggccttctgaaccaatccctaggaaatcaacaagtttgattggctagggagagagatcgggcacatatgagcttagggagcaacaatggagtcttggagggtcaaaaaggtagggttcttgaagtggaagacccctttatatagtgagggaacaaatccaaccgttaccctcacTCTCAGCACGAGCAGGGTGGTACTACCGTTgacagcagcggtactaccgctgcccctccagcggtactaccgctgagccatgGTAGCGCAAGggctactaccgggcctaccaccgccaagaaagtcttcgcaaaaagtccgacgcaaTACAGCCACAaggaaggcggtactaccgctggccaggggcggtactaccgccaggctggggcggtactaccgccagccccagcggtactaccaccagctctagcagtactaccgctaggaccagagcgatactaccgctcacctccagtggtactaccgcccgatGCCTTTTTGCAagatagagagaaagaacagAGGGGTAACAAGCTCCATAGCTGCAAGGGAAAAGAGATGGAGATAAAATGTGTGCGTGCGAGATTGATTTCACCAAACCTTTTcgacacggatcccctcttaatagtacggcgttcctacgactcaaaaccaccaaagaaaatcgtagaagacaccgtgcttctattccacggagggGTGCCGAAtcttcttgtgcctttgtcatgtattatcggaaatgctcaatgcacacgattagtccactgaggtactgtcatcaatcaccaaaatcacttggcataaatatgccctaacaatctccccctttttggtgaattgatgacaataccaaATTTGTACAAAAGAAAGTATACTGAATATAAGAGCAAACCCAAAGTCTATGGTCCAGGGACTGGCTCCCCGTGGATGAGTGCATGATTTTAGGATAGTGCTATGAATGGTAGTGCAC
This genomic stretch from Hordeum vulgare subsp. vulgare chromosome 6H, MorexV3_pseudomolecules_assembly, whole genome shotgun sequence harbors:
- the LOC123406222 gene encoding hsp70-Hsp90 organizing protein, with amino-acid sequence MADEAKAKGNAAFSAGRFEEAAGHFSDAIALAPANHVLYSNRSAALASIHRYSDALADAEKTVELKPDWAKGYSRLGAAHLGLGDAASAAAAYEKGLALDPSNEGLKAGLADAKKAAAAPPRRPPSGGADAIGQMFQGPELWTKIASDPATRAYLDQPDFMQMLRDVQRDPSSLNMFLSDPRMMQVLSLMLNIKIQTPQDSDFPQSSSPSQPPPQQQRQQPETKAREMEPEPQPEPMEVSDEDKEKKERKAAALKEKEAGNASYKKKDFETAIQHYTKAMELDDEDISYLTNRAAVYIEMGKFDECIADCDKAVERGRELRADFKMVARALTRKGTALAKLAKNSKDYDIAIETFQKALTEHRNPDTLKRLNEAEKAKKDLEQQEYYDPKIADEEREKGNEMFKQQKYPEAIKHYNEAIRRNPKDARVYSNRAACYTKLGAMPEGLKDAEKCIELDPTFSKGYTRKGAVQFFMKEYEKAMETYQAGLKLDPNNQELLDGIRRCVQQINKANRGDISQEDLQEKQSKAMQDPEIQNILTDPIMRQVLMDFQENPRAAQDHLKDPGVAQKIQKLINAGIVQTR